In a single window of the Euleptes europaea isolate rEulEur1 chromosome 4, rEulEur1.hap1, whole genome shotgun sequence genome:
- the METTL16 gene encoding RNA N6-adenosine-methyltransferase METTL16, with translation MALNKSMHARNRYKDKPPDFAHLASKYPEFQRHVQVSLSGRVSVNFKDPEAVRALTCTLLKEDFGLQIDIPLERLIPTVPLRLNYIHWVEDLMAMQDPAGKGSVVWGIDIGTGASCIYPLLGATLNGWHFIATEVDDVCFSYAKKNVEQNNLSDLIKVVKVPQKTLLLDALEQESEVIYDFCMCNPPFFANQLEAKGVNSRNPRRPPPSSVNTGGITEIMAEGGELEFVKRIIHDSLQLKKRLRWYSCMLGKKCSLAPLKEELRIHGVPNVTHTEFCQGRTMRWALAWSFYENVKVPSPPSKKRKLEKARKPITFLVLASTMKELTVKASSMGLEASEGTEAVAAWIKKILSDLKVQHKSIPCGKDEVSLFLTALENSWIHLRRKKRERVRQLRELPRAAVDFLQAPEEKENPQKDSSKTAECEETEAGGAKEGSLELESPEDDSVNSSSPVKEGNSQACTEESGRAKQQAGALAGAEESSGAKESNAFGIAGQATETGQRARHSNEWFLFKCILNVKREGEDALVEMHWVEGQNRDLMNQLCTYLKNQIFRLVAT, from the exons ATGGCCCTCAACAAGTCCATGCACGCCCGCAACCGGTACAAGGACAAGCCGCCCGACTTCGCCCACCTGGCCTCCAAGTACCCCGAGTTCCAGCGCCACGTGCAGGTCAGCTTGTCCGGGAGAGTCAG TGTCAACTTCAAAGATCCGGAAGCAGTGAGAGCTCTGACGTGCACCCTGCTCAAAGAAGACTTTGGACTTCAGATTGATATCCCATTGGAGAGGCTGATCCCAACGGTTCCCTTGAGGCTTAATTATATCCACTGGGTGGAAGATCTCATGGCTATGCAGGATCCCGCTGGGAAAGGTTCAGTCGTCTGGGGAATAGATATAG GAACTGGTGCGTCTTGTATTTACCCATTACTCGGGGCAACCCTGAATGGATGGCACTTCATCGCGACAGAAGTGGATGATGTATGTTTCAGCTACGCCAAAAAAAACGTGGAGCAAAATAATTTATCGGACCTTATCAAAG TGGTTAAAGTACCACAAAAGACACTCCTGTTGGATGCTCTGGAACAAGAGTCCGAAGTTATCTATGACTTTTGCATGTGCAACCCTCCCTTTTTCGCCAACCAACTGGAAGCAAAG GGAGTCAATTCCCGCAATCCCAGGAGACCCCCTCCCAGCTCAGTCAACACAGGAGGGATCACAGAGATCATGGCCGAAGGGGGAGAGCTCGAATTTGTCAAGAGGATCATTCACGACAGCCTGCAGCTGAAGAAAAGGCTGAG GTGGTACAGTTGTATGTTGGGAAAGAAATGCAGCTTGGCGCCGCTGAAAGAGGAGCTCCGAATCCACGGA GTTCCTAATGTTACCCACACGGAATTCTGCCAAGGGCGCACCATGAGGTGGGCGCTGGCATGGAGCTTCTATGAAAATGTCAAAGTGCCA tCACCCCCTTCCAAGAAAAGAAAACTAGAAAAGGCTCGGAAGCCGATTACTTTCCTAGTTCTGGCGTCAACAATGAAAGAATTGACTGTTAAAGCGTCATCCATGGGACTGGAGGCTTCTGAAGGGACGGAAGCCGTTGCAGCGTGGATTAAAAAAATTCTCAGTGACCTGAAG GTCCAGCACAAAAGCATCCCTTGCGGAAAAGACGAAGTCAGCCTGTTTCTAACCGCCTTAGAAAACTCCTGGATTCAtttaaggagaaagaaaagagagcgGGTCAGACAACTCCGCGAACTTCCTCGAGCCGCCGTAGATTTCCTGCAGGCCCCGGAAGAGAAAGAGAACCCCCAGAAAGATTCCAGTAAGACCGCAGAGTGTGAAGAAACCGAGGCGGGAGGTGCCAAAGAAGGCTCCTTGGAACTTGAATCCCCTGAGGACGATAGTGTAAATAGTTCCTCTCCTGTTAAGGAGGGAAATAGCCAAGCATGTACTGAGGAAAGCGGGCGAGCGAAACAGCAAGCCGGCGCCTTAGCCGGTGCTGAAGAATCTAGCGGCGCAAAGGAGTCCAACGCTTTTGGCATTGCTGGCCAAGCCACAGAAACCGGGCAGCGTGCCAGACACTCAAACGAATGGTTCCTTTTCAAGTGCATCTTAAATgtgaagagggaaggggaggatgcCTTGGTGGAAATGCACTGGGTCGAAGGACAGAACAGGGACTTAATGAACCAGCTCTGCACCTACTTAAAGAACCAGATTTTTCGGCTGGTTGCGACTTGA